The following coding sequences lie in one Rhodococcus rhodochrous genomic window:
- the istA gene encoding IS21 family transposase has protein sequence MTDLMELFRHWHAGRSQVQISTALGLDRKTIRKYLAPALAAGLSPGDGGKFDENLWRELITSWFPEVVDPTARAVTWPAIAAHHTWIEGQLDESVTVATIAQRLRDDRGVPVSESTVRRYIATRFADRVAASKATFPRGPVPPGDEGQVDYGKLGMWRDPATDRRVAVWAFAVILACSRMLFVQPLLRMDQTSWCASHVAAFEFFGGVPARMVCDNLKTGVDRPDLYDPQINRAYAELADFYQVLIDPARAGKPKDKPRIERPMPYIRDSFFRGREFTSLTQMQDAALAWCTDVYGRHQHRGLGGAHPAVVFDAVEKHTLTPLPPRRFEPVVYSTGKLAPDCHVKAGKALYSAPWQLIGRRLLVRTAGDVVQIFHDEQVVATHVRRLSGRATNPEHYPPEKTAFTLQTVVWCRVQAEQIGPGAVAIVDELSQVNAIHRLRSIQGIIRLRSGYDDARIDAACARALEIGDPRYRTVKGILVAGTEHDDRAEADAGITAPALLRGPAAFDTERSA, from the coding sequence ATGACCGATCTGATGGAGTTGTTCCGGCATTGGCATGCCGGCCGCTCCCAGGTGCAGATCTCGACAGCCCTGGGACTCGACCGCAAAACCATCCGCAAGTACTTGGCGCCGGCGCTGGCGGCGGGGTTGAGCCCGGGCGACGGCGGGAAGTTCGACGAGAACCTGTGGCGCGAGTTGATCACGTCCTGGTTCCCGGAAGTGGTGGACCCGACGGCGCGGGCGGTGACCTGGCCGGCGATCGCCGCCCACCACACCTGGATCGAGGGCCAACTCGACGAGTCGGTGACCGTGGCGACGATCGCTCAACGCCTGCGCGACGATCGCGGTGTTCCCGTTTCGGAATCGACCGTGCGGCGGTATATCGCAACACGATTCGCCGATCGTGTCGCGGCGTCGAAGGCCACGTTTCCTCGCGGCCCGGTCCCGCCGGGCGACGAGGGTCAGGTCGACTACGGCAAGCTGGGGATGTGGCGCGATCCGGCGACGGATCGGCGGGTGGCGGTATGGGCGTTCGCGGTGATTCTGGCGTGTTCACGGATGCTGTTCGTCCAACCGTTGCTGCGGATGGATCAAACCTCATGGTGCGCCTCGCATGTGGCCGCGTTCGAGTTCTTCGGTGGCGTCCCGGCGCGGATGGTGTGCGACAACCTCAAAACCGGGGTGGACCGTCCCGATCTCTACGATCCGCAGATCAACCGGGCCTATGCCGAACTCGCCGACTTCTATCAGGTGCTCATCGATCCGGCCAGGGCCGGCAAACCCAAGGACAAACCACGCATCGAACGCCCGATGCCCTATATCCGGGACTCGTTCTTCCGAGGCCGCGAGTTCACCTCGCTGACGCAGATGCAGGACGCCGCACTGGCATGGTGCACCGACGTCTACGGCCGGCACCAGCATCGCGGTCTCGGTGGTGCGCACCCGGCGGTGGTGTTCGATGCCGTCGAAAAGCACACCCTGACGCCGTTGCCGCCCAGGAGGTTCGAGCCGGTGGTCTATTCCACCGGCAAGCTGGCCCCGGACTGTCACGTCAAGGCCGGCAAGGCGTTGTATTCGGCGCCGTGGCAGCTGATCGGCCGACGATTGCTGGTGCGCACCGCGGGGGATGTGGTGCAGATCTTCCACGACGAGCAGGTCGTGGCCACCCATGTGCGCCGCCTGTCCGGGAGAGCGACCAATCCCGAGCATTATCCGCCGGAGAAGACCGCGTTCACGTTGCAGACGGTGGTGTGGTGCCGGGTCCAGGCCGAGCAGATCGGGCCCGGCGCGGTCGCGATCGTCGACGAGTTGTCCCAGGTCAACGCGATCCATCGACTGCGGTCGATCCAGGGCATCATCCGGCTGCGGTCGGGCTATGACGACGCCCGCATCGATGCGGCCTGCGCCCGCGCTCTCGAGATCGGTGATCCGCGTTATCGCACCGTCAAGGGCATCCTCGTCGCCGGCACCGAACACGACGACCGCGCCGAGGCCGACGCCGGGATCACTGCACCAGCGTTGTTGCGCGGGCCAGCCGCATTCGACACCGAACGATCCGCCTGA
- a CDS encoding glycosyltransferase family 87 protein, protein MSVLPRLLGAIEPRTARSLPQAATYALWPLAVLIVLQRLWWALSEPFPSGRFLTVYDASFAFINPHLAEHSDPAALSPGAAMLTAPLAVMTPETAWWWWQGCSVAALLTAWCLVLRVLHLPMRSPATPVLLGGMFLCGPVTSTLLTADLGAFVLLALTLWLLLAVRHREVVAAITLGAVVALMPVFAALLIVPLLRRRWVQPLLAAAVATAIAVPVWIRTGEFGFSALDSTPGSSRSVFAVADYLHLPTVVAILLAATIVAGAVAALVLLYLRREEQPLTVLTASGIVLLASCLLTPIATAAYSLTLVPLVASVVLAGSVLRSWPAWLAVYAFGTDENWSSAHFFAFGTHLEMLRPTLGWMLLLATSLTMLATGHRTPVGPIPDRTMKTSPLEWDSSGGEHDSPTTGSSSAPEPGAY, encoded by the coding sequence ATGTCCGTCCTGCCTCGTCTGCTCGGCGCGATCGAACCTCGCACCGCCCGCTCGCTGCCTCAGGCGGCCACCTACGCGCTGTGGCCGCTGGCGGTGCTGATCGTGCTGCAACGACTCTGGTGGGCGCTGTCGGAGCCGTTCCCCTCCGGCCGGTTCCTGACCGTGTACGACGCCTCGTTCGCCTTTATCAACCCTCACCTCGCCGAGCACAGCGATCCGGCCGCACTCAGTCCCGGTGCCGCAATGCTCACCGCGCCCCTGGCGGTGATGACACCCGAGACGGCCTGGTGGTGGTGGCAGGGCTGTTCCGTCGCAGCACTGCTCACAGCCTGGTGCCTGGTGCTGCGGGTGCTGCACCTTCCGATGCGCTCGCCGGCGACGCCGGTGCTGCTGGGTGGAATGTTCCTGTGCGGTCCGGTGACTTCCACCCTGCTCACCGCCGATCTCGGCGCGTTCGTCCTGCTCGCCCTCACCCTCTGGCTGCTTCTGGCGGTGCGCCACCGCGAGGTGGTCGCGGCGATCACGCTCGGGGCTGTCGTGGCGTTGATGCCGGTCTTCGCGGCGTTGCTGATCGTGCCGCTGCTGCGGCGCCGCTGGGTCCAACCCCTCCTCGCCGCCGCGGTCGCCACCGCGATCGCCGTGCCGGTGTGGATTCGTACCGGCGAGTTCGGGTTCTCCGCCCTCGATTCCACCCCCGGCTCATCCCGGTCGGTGTTCGCCGTGGCCGACTATCTGCATCTGCCCACCGTGGTGGCGATCCTGCTCGCCGCGACGATCGTCGCCGGCGCGGTCGCGGCCCTGGTGCTGCTGTATCTGCGGCGCGAGGAGCAACCGTTGACGGTGTTGACGGCAAGTGGGATCGTCTTGCTCGCCAGTTGCCTGCTCACGCCGATCGCCACCGCGGCTTATTCCCTTACGTTGGTGCCGCTGGTCGCCAGCGTGGTACTGGCCGGTTCGGTGCTGCGTAGTTGGCCGGCTTGGCTGGCCGTCTATGCCTTCGGCACCGACGAGAACTGGTCCTCGGCCCACTTCTTCGCATTCGGCACCCACCTCGAGATGCTGCGCCCCACCCTCGGCTGGATGCTGCTGCTGGCCACCAGTCTCACCATGCTGGCCACCGGGCATCGCACTCCTGTCGGCCCGATCCCTGACCGGACGATGAAGACTTCCCCACTCGAGTGGGACTCCTCGGGAGGCGAACACGACTCCCCGACGACCGGATCCTCGTCGGCTCCGGAACCCGGCGCATATTGA
- a CDS encoding IS701 family transposase, with amino-acid sequence MDAAALADIGERLDAFVEQVFSSLKRKDQRATAGIYTRGLMLDGRRKSMQPMADRLGVDHQRLQQFVTTSPWDPVPVRKTLSRKACDLISPDAWVIDDTGFAKDGNASPCVARQYSGTLGKVGNCQVAVSVHAATDTASAPLDWRLYLPESWDDQRCDDPETASAIIARRRRNAIPDEERYRTKAVMALEMLDELISWGRTPPVIVADAGYGDSATFRQGLTDRDLTYVVAVKGATLAHPGDAVPATAPYSGRGRPPTRRYPAAVTCKDLVLAAGVEALTEIPWRRGTKTGPANPAAAMRSRFVALRIRPANRTIPRDEGGVLPQAWLLAEWPAGAAAPTDFWLATLPEDTPLSELVRLAKIRWRIEHDYRELKTGLGLDHFEGRSWLGWHHHVTLVTAAHLFLTSLRLTDPKAVGRD; translated from the coding sequence GTGGATGCCGCAGCCCTGGCCGATATTGGTGAGCGCCTCGATGCGTTCGTCGAGCAGGTGTTCTCCTCGCTCAAACGCAAGGATCAGCGGGCGACGGCCGGGATATATACGCGGGGGTTGATGCTCGACGGGCGCCGCAAGTCGATGCAGCCGATGGCCGACCGCCTCGGAGTCGATCACCAACGCCTGCAGCAGTTCGTCACCACCTCCCCATGGGATCCGGTACCGGTCCGGAAAACACTGTCCCGCAAAGCGTGTGATCTGATCTCGCCGGATGCGTGGGTGATCGACGACACCGGATTCGCCAAGGACGGCAATGCCTCACCGTGTGTGGCCCGGCAGTATTCGGGCACCTTGGGCAAGGTCGGCAACTGCCAGGTCGCCGTCAGTGTGCACGCCGCCACCGATACCGCGTCCGCACCCTTGGATTGGCGGCTGTATCTGCCCGAGAGCTGGGACGATCAGCGGTGTGACGATCCGGAGACGGCCTCGGCGATCATCGCTCGCCGGCGACGCAACGCGATTCCCGACGAGGAGCGCTATCGCACCAAGGCAGTCATGGCCCTCGAGATGCTCGACGAGCTGATCTCGTGGGGCCGGACCCCACCGGTGATCGTCGCCGACGCCGGCTACGGCGACTCGGCCACCTTCCGGCAGGGCCTGACCGACCGCGACCTGACCTACGTCGTCGCGGTCAAGGGCGCCACCCTCGCCCACCCGGGCGATGCGGTGCCGGCCACCGCCCCGTATTCCGGCCGCGGCCGGCCACCGACCCGGCGCTACCCGGCGGCGGTGACCTGCAAAGATCTTGTCCTGGCGGCCGGCGTCGAAGCACTGACCGAGATCCCCTGGCGCCGCGGCACCAAGACCGGCCCGGCCAATCCGGCCGCGGCGATGCGCTCACGCTTCGTGGCACTGCGGATCCGCCCGGCCAACCGCACCATTCCCCGCGACGAGGGCGGCGTCCTGCCCCAGGCGTGGCTGCTCGCCGAATGGCCGGCCGGAGCGGCCGCCCCCACCGACTTCTGGTTGGCCACCCTGCCCGAGGACACCCCGCTGTCGGAGTTGGTGCGTCTGGCCAAGATCCGTTGGCGCATCGAACACGACTACCGGGAACTGAAAACCGGTCTCGGCCTCGATCATTTCGAAGGGCGTTCCTGGCTCGGCTGGCACCATCACGTCACGCTCGTCACCGCCGCGCACCTGTTCCTGACGTCCCTGCGGCTGACCGACCCAAAAGCGGTCGGGCGGGACTGA
- a CDS encoding glycosyltransferase, protein MTMSAAGKPPIGNAEPERAVLVEHEASARLVVARGVFAAPTPRVDDDLYARIRGGKAHRERFVLNLEKGARVDTNTYFGRFAASYYQKWTTVREVRVGFCFEAVGQATVLLRASDAEGHARTVSSVQIEGSSVTSLSAALDCFLDGGALWVEFVAVDGPLTIRDLEWTVDSPSTIRPAAITICTFNRAADCAQTLAAIAADPVMVAGIDAVYVVDQGTDHVSEQRLFVEVAERLGEKLIYIRQPNLGGAGGFTRGMYEASAINEHANVILMDDDILCEPESVLRMNAFANVTSEPTLVGAQMLYLMNPRNLHVSAEEADLTKLKAGRWAQNSLHDADMVKKQQDRRVDAGYNAWWSCLIPAEVITRIGLPLPMFFQWDDIEYGIRARAAGFVTVTLPNAGVWHADFHWKDRDDWAKYFSVRNSLIVAALHSDFDTAELGKVLTREITEYIVSMQYGLAHTTLRGIEDFLAGPDVLADGGQMALKSIREERMRFPETIKHPAHAVPGVRRADVVVRKAGPRPDKKRLDLVRAKRAAYQWLGRTQHGVVSIPAGEAHWWHVSLFDHAVVTDASQSGVRVRTRDMYAARQLTRRMTSVLRRLRAEGAQVQSRYRDALPQLSDRQNWARLYEQ, encoded by the coding sequence ATGACCATGTCCGCAGCGGGGAAACCGCCGATCGGGAATGCGGAGCCGGAACGGGCCGTGCTCGTAGAACACGAGGCGTCGGCACGCCTGGTGGTGGCACGCGGAGTATTCGCCGCGCCGACTCCTCGGGTCGACGACGACCTGTATGCCCGCATTCGCGGTGGCAAGGCACACCGTGAGCGGTTCGTGTTGAACCTGGAGAAGGGTGCGCGGGTCGACACCAACACCTACTTCGGTCGGTTCGCTGCCAGCTATTACCAGAAGTGGACCACCGTACGGGAGGTTCGCGTCGGCTTCTGTTTCGAGGCTGTGGGGCAGGCAACGGTCCTGCTGCGAGCCTCCGATGCCGAGGGTCATGCCCGCACGGTGAGCAGTGTGCAGATCGAAGGTTCGTCGGTGACGTCGCTGTCAGCGGCATTGGACTGCTTCCTCGACGGCGGGGCGTTGTGGGTGGAGTTCGTTGCTGTCGACGGTCCGCTGACGATCCGAGACCTTGAATGGACGGTCGATTCGCCGTCGACGATCCGGCCCGCGGCCATCACGATCTGCACGTTCAATCGGGCTGCGGACTGCGCGCAGACCCTCGCCGCCATTGCAGCCGACCCGGTGATGGTCGCTGGTATCGATGCGGTCTATGTCGTCGATCAAGGCACCGACCATGTGTCCGAGCAGAGATTGTTCGTCGAGGTCGCCGAGCGGCTCGGTGAAAAGCTGATCTACATCCGGCAACCGAATCTGGGTGGTGCCGGCGGTTTCACCCGGGGTATGTACGAGGCGTCGGCGATCAATGAACACGCAAACGTGATCTTGATGGACGACGATATCCTCTGCGAACCCGAGTCGGTGCTGCGCATGAACGCGTTCGCCAATGTCACCTCGGAACCGACACTCGTGGGCGCTCAGATGTTGTATCTGATGAATCCGCGGAATCTGCATGTCAGTGCGGAGGAAGCGGATCTGACCAAACTCAAGGCCGGGCGGTGGGCGCAGAATTCGCTGCACGACGCCGACATGGTCAAAAAGCAGCAGGACAGAAGGGTTGACGCCGGCTACAACGCGTGGTGGTCGTGCCTGATTCCGGCCGAGGTGATCACCCGGATCGGACTGCCGCTGCCGATGTTCTTCCAGTGGGACGACATCGAATACGGGATCCGGGCGCGCGCTGCCGGGTTCGTCACGGTGACCTTGCCCAATGCCGGGGTATGGCATGCCGATTTTCATTGGAAGGACCGCGACGACTGGGCGAAGTATTTCAGCGTCCGTAACTCGCTGATCGTCGCGGCGCTGCACAGCGACTTCGACACTGCGGAGTTGGGCAAGGTGCTCACCCGGGAGATCACCGAGTACATCGTGTCCATGCAGTACGGTTTGGCGCACACCACCTTGCGGGGTATCGAGGACTTCTTGGCCGGACCCGATGTGCTTGCCGATGGTGGTCAAATGGCGTTGAAGTCGATCCGCGAGGAGCGGATGCGGTTTCCCGAGACGATCAAGCATCCGGCGCATGCTGTTCCGGGGGTTCGCCGGGCAGATGTGGTCGTGCGCAAGGCGGGGCCTCGGCCCGACAAGAAGCGCCTGGATCTGGTGCGGGCCAAGCGGGCTGCCTACCAGTGGCTAGGCCGCACTCAGCACGGCGTGGTGAGCATCCCTGCGGGTGAGGCGCATTGGTGGCATGTGTCGTTGTTCGACCATGCCGTGGTCACCGATGCCTCCCAGTCGGGGGTGCGAGTGCGTACGCGCGATATGTACGCCGCGCGGCAGCTGACCCGGCGCATGACCTCGGTGCTGCGGCGTCTGCGCGCAGAAGGTGCTCAAGTACAGAGCAGATACCGCGACGCCTTGCCGCAGCTGTCCGACCGGCAGAACTGGGCACGCCTGTACGAGCAGTAG
- the istB gene encoding IS21-like element helper ATPase IstB: MTIHDPSLRAALKTLKLTGMLDTLDARLAQTRDGQLGHLEFLQVLCEDEIARRETAALARRVRRAKFEQQATFEDFDFTANPKLPAAMLRDLAALRWLDAGESVILYGPVGVGKTHVAQALGHHVARRGGDVRFVKCSRMLADLAGGHADRTIGQRMREYTRPLVLIIDDFGMREHTTTQSDDLYDLVSDRAIAGKPLVLTSNRAPKDWYPLFPNPVVAESLLDRLINTSHQILMDGPSYRPRKRPGNRTAAAN; encoded by the coding sequence ATGACCATCCATGATCCCAGCCTGCGGGCTGCGTTGAAAACCTTGAAGCTGACCGGCATGCTCGACACCCTCGACGCGCGCCTGGCGCAAACCCGCGACGGGCAACTCGGGCACCTCGAGTTCCTGCAGGTGCTCTGCGAGGACGAGATCGCCCGCCGCGAAACCGCTGCCTTGGCCCGGCGGGTGCGCCGGGCCAAGTTCGAGCAGCAAGCGACCTTCGAGGACTTCGACTTCACCGCCAACCCGAAGCTCCCGGCCGCGATGCTGCGGGACCTCGCGGCCCTGCGGTGGCTCGACGCGGGCGAGTCGGTGATCCTCTACGGACCCGTCGGCGTCGGCAAAACACATGTGGCACAAGCACTAGGGCATCATGTGGCCCGACGCGGTGGGGACGTTCGGTTCGTCAAGTGTTCCCGGATGCTCGCCGATCTGGCCGGTGGACACGCCGACCGCACCATCGGTCAACGGATGCGCGAGTACACCCGGCCGCTGGTGTTGATCATCGACGACTTCGGGATGCGCGAGCACACCACCACCCAGTCCGATGATCTCTACGATCTGGTGTCCGATCGGGCGATCGCCGGCAAGCCGTTGGTTCTGACGAGCAACAGGGCCCCGAAGGACTGGTATCCGCTGTTCCCGAATCCGGTCGTGGCCGAGTCCCTGCTCGATCGGTTGATCAACACCAGCCACCAGATCCTGATGGACGGCCCGTCCTACCGGCCACGCAAACGCCCCGGAAACCGCACCGCGGCCGCGAACTGA
- a CDS encoding glycosyltransferase 87 family protein, whose protein sequence is MQHRQYGHGPAGDEHLPRWWPAGAMVVAALAFLAHDRLLGWHDHYGLFGNAVDAVVYRHGGMTVRTSEPLYNFVLFDLLPFTYPPFAALVFVPLSMLTVAGTMIAVHLTNFVLLYLTVWLSWRALGYQDTTRLRIVSGALAVACTWLEPVRMSIWLGQINLLLLVLVLWDLSRPEASRLRGIGVGVAAGLKLTPALFIVYLAVVRQWRAAVVAAGTFAATIVVGFVVIFTDAWTYFTDAIIRSDRIGLISSPANQSIRGILARTLHTDEPSMWLWLICAAVVAAAGLSAAALAQRHGEQLLALTLCGLTAPMVSPFSWGHHWVWTVPLLVLCLDRARRRRRWWGYLLPIAAALPLVAWYRSYPDGVVAIGIFMTPAEPVLRTVAQCAYPLIFAVAVTAVLLAYGRRTPPAGAAVCDAGSTDRPAAPRSTPPILPSSPARSSGHQDTDTTTSETRRDRGHDPAPPVS, encoded by the coding sequence GTGCAGCATCGACAATACGGGCACGGACCGGCAGGAGATGAACACCTGCCTCGCTGGTGGCCGGCCGGGGCGATGGTCGTTGCCGCGCTGGCCTTTCTCGCCCACGATCGGTTGCTCGGCTGGCACGATCACTACGGGTTGTTCGGCAATGCTGTCGATGCGGTGGTTTATCGCCATGGCGGGATGACGGTGCGGACCTCCGAGCCGCTGTACAACTTCGTGTTGTTCGATCTGCTGCCCTTCACCTACCCACCCTTCGCGGCACTGGTGTTCGTGCCGCTGTCGATGCTTACGGTTGCGGGCACGATGATCGCGGTGCACCTGACGAATTTCGTGCTGCTGTATCTGACGGTGTGGTTGAGCTGGCGTGCTCTCGGCTATCAGGACACCACGCGTCTGCGCATCGTCAGCGGCGCGCTGGCGGTGGCGTGTACCTGGCTCGAACCGGTCCGGATGAGCATCTGGCTCGGGCAGATCAACCTGCTGCTACTGGTACTGGTGCTGTGGGATCTGTCCCGGCCCGAGGCCAGCCGGTTGCGGGGCATCGGGGTGGGTGTCGCCGCCGGACTGAAACTGACCCCGGCCTTGTTCATCGTCTACCTGGCGGTGGTGCGGCAGTGGCGCGCTGCGGTCGTCGCGGCCGGTACCTTCGCCGCCACCATCGTGGTCGGCTTCGTGGTGATCTTCACCGATGCCTGGACCTACTTCACCGACGCGATCATCCGGTCGGACCGGATCGGGTTGATCTCGTCCCCGGCGAATCAGTCGATCCGCGGGATCCTCGCGCGCACCCTGCACACCGACGAGCCGTCGATGTGGCTGTGGCTGATATGCGCTGCGGTGGTTGCGGCCGCCGGACTGAGTGCAGCGGCCCTGGCGCAGCGCCACGGTGAACAGTTGCTGGCGCTGACCCTGTGTGGTCTGACCGCGCCGATGGTCTCCCCGTTCTCGTGGGGACATCATTGGGTGTGGACGGTGCCGCTGCTGGTGCTGTGCCTGGACCGAGCGCGGCGCCGACGCCGCTGGTGGGGTTATCTTCTCCCCATAGCTGCGGCGTTGCCGCTGGTGGCGTGGTACCGCTCCTATCCGGACGGAGTGGTGGCCATCGGCATCTTCATGACCCCCGCCGAACCGGTGCTGCGCACCGTCGCGCAGTGCGCCTATCCCCTCATCTTCGCTGTCGCGGTGACAGCCGTGCTTCTCGCCTACGGTCGGCGCACCCCACCGGCCGGCGCGGCGGTCTGCGACGCCGGCAGTACCGACAGGCCCGCCGCGCCGCGCAGCACACCCCCGATCCTCCCGTCATCCCCCGCACGCAGCAGTGGGCACCAGGACACCGACACCACCACGTCAGAAACCCGCCGCGACCGCGGGCACGACCCCGCCCCGCCCGTATCGTGA
- a CDS encoding class I SAM-dependent methyltransferase, whose translation MRRRWRTMARGKLQRALAEVVDASAQRSCELQDRHHDRVLAELTTTTAQLAAVLEELKHTRSEVSDLKDRLADFEQRQRRDLTYAMDRTATDTAAAFAVANMPTATICDHPHQTLRFALEQVRIPGLALEFGVASGTTLSIIAEALGDDHPIFGFDVFTGLPETWRSGFPAGEFAQQHLPEVPGTELVSGLFGDTLPEFLETHPGDVAFAHLDADLYSSTTTVFDLLGARLVPGTVLVFDEFFNYPGWPEHEFRAWTEYVERTGINFEYLAYTRNNEQVVVRLR comes from the coding sequence ATGCGCAGACGGTGGCGAACGATGGCACGCGGCAAGCTGCAGCGAGCGCTGGCCGAAGTCGTCGATGCCTCTGCCCAACGCTCCTGTGAACTCCAGGACAGACACCACGACCGGGTGCTCGCCGAATTGACCACCACGACCGCCCAACTCGCGGCAGTCCTCGAGGAGCTCAAACACACACGATCCGAGGTGAGCGATCTCAAGGACCGTCTCGCCGACTTCGAACAACGCCAACGCCGCGATCTGACCTACGCCATGGACCGCACCGCCACCGACACCGCCGCCGCGTTCGCCGTCGCGAACATGCCGACCGCCACCATCTGCGATCACCCCCATCAGACGCTGCGTTTCGCTCTCGAACAGGTGCGTATACCCGGCCTGGCCCTTGAGTTCGGAGTCGCGTCGGGCACCACCTTGTCAATCATCGCCGAGGCGCTGGGAGACGACCATCCGATCTTCGGATTCGACGTGTTCACCGGACTTCCGGAGACCTGGCGCAGCGGCTTTCCCGCCGGCGAGTTCGCCCAACAGCACCTACCCGAGGTGCCCGGCACCGAACTGGTATCCGGACTGTTCGGCGACACCCTGCCCGAATTCCTCGAGACGCATCCCGGCGACGTCGCCTTCGCGCACCTCGATGCCGACCTGTACTCGTCGACGACGACGGTATTCGATCTGCTCGGCGCTCGACTCGTGCCGGGCACCGTGCTTGTGTTCGACGAGTTCTTCAACTACCCGGGATGGCCCGAACACGAATTCCGGGCGTGGACGGAATATGTCGAACGCACCGGCATCAACTTCGAGTACCTGGCCTACACGCGCAACAACGAGCAGGTCGTGGTGCGGCTGCGATAG